The following are from one region of the Nocardia terpenica genome:
- a CDS encoding helix-turn-helix domain-containing protein, giving the protein MSTESNSTTLPRRVLGRRLRQLRDKTKMSRTRAAHECEMGSQTLWRLESGRSSEVRKMVINALCDLYGASREERRILIWLAKECRKDGWWQSFTDAMVPEVEMFVGLEQSSRRIFSWQTMTLPGLVQTTGYRRAMWAASGPHRQHVDIERELALIAKRQERLDDPENFTMVALLCESVLHHRIGDAEVMKGQLKRLLELARLPNVSIRVVRFDASNHLGLMTKDFVFLEFPEHPNPTLNEPPVVYVEGYTGDLYLDKKGEIEQYRAACDDIQRVALSEDDTCRLIEALLKEYDE; this is encoded by the coding sequence ATGTCGACAGAATCGAACAGCACGACCCTGCCGCGCCGCGTCCTCGGCCGCCGCCTCCGCCAACTGCGAGACAAGACCAAGATGAGCCGAACGCGCGCCGCTCACGAGTGCGAAATGGGCTCACAGACGCTGTGGCGCTTGGAGTCCGGCCGCAGCAGCGAGGTCAGAAAGATGGTGATCAACGCCCTGTGCGACCTCTATGGGGCCAGCAGGGAAGAGCGTCGCATCCTGATCTGGCTGGCCAAGGAGTGTCGGAAGGATGGGTGGTGGCAGTCCTTCACCGATGCCATGGTCCCGGAAGTCGAGATGTTCGTCGGGCTGGAGCAATCGTCCAGGCGGATCTTCTCGTGGCAGACGATGACATTGCCGGGTTTGGTGCAGACCACCGGCTATAGAAGAGCGATGTGGGCGGCGTCAGGCCCTCATCGACAACACGTCGACATCGAACGAGAGCTCGCTCTGATCGCGAAACGTCAGGAACGACTTGACGATCCCGAAAACTTCACGATGGTGGCGCTGTTGTGTGAGTCGGTATTGCATCACCGGATTGGTGATGCCGAAGTGATGAAAGGCCAATTGAAGCGGCTCCTCGAGCTTGCCCGCCTGCCAAACGTATCGATTCGGGTCGTCAGGTTCGATGCTTCCAACCATCTGGGGTTGATGACCAAGGATTTCGTCTTCTTGGAGTTTCCAGAGCATCCGAACCCGACACTGAACGAACCTCCGGTGGTCTACGTCGAGGGCTACACCGGTGACCTGTACCTGGACAAGAAGGGTGAGATCGAACAGTATCGGGCAGCGTGTGACGACATCCAGCGAGTAGCGTTGAGCGAGGATGACACATGCAGGCTGATCGAGGCACTACTGAAGGAGTATGACGAGTGA
- a CDS encoding DUF397 domain-containing protein: MNIDLSGATWFKSSRSTTGKDCVEIAHLDEGMVGVRDSKNPTGPALVFAPGEWDAFALGVRSGEFDR; the protein is encoded by the coding sequence GTGAACATCGACCTCTCCGGGGCCACATGGTTCAAGAGCAGCCGCAGCACTACCGGTAAGGACTGTGTCGAGATCGCACACCTGGATGAGGGCATGGTCGGCGTCCGTGACTCGAAGAACCCGACCGGCCCCGCGCTCGTCTTCGCCCCCGGCGAATGGGATGCCTTCGCACTGGGCGTACGAAGCGGCGAATTCGACCGCTAA
- a CDS encoding GlxA family transcriptional regulator → MAVHRVAVLALDGVTPLDLAIPTQIFNSRPETPYELTVCALDSQVATTGDFALIPGGGLEQVRHADTVIVPGFEPLHRPPEAALGVLAEARDRGRRVVSICTGAFALAAAGVLDGLHATTHWNHIDDLERDFPSVRVDRDVLYVDEGDVLTSAGVCCGIDLCLHIVRRDLGAVVANQIARGLVAAPHREGGQAQYVPVPVASSGAASLSGTRGWALQRLDEPLTLRVLARHAGLSQRTFMRRFTEETGTTPLQWLLNARLGKARELLETTDHSVDRVARACGLGTAANLRLHFRRTLNTTPTAYRRTFTHRHHRDAAEARAADVADIPCAAG, encoded by the coding sequence ATGGCGGTACATCGAGTCGCTGTGTTGGCGTTGGACGGGGTCACCCCGCTCGACTTGGCCATCCCCACACAGATTTTCAATTCCCGACCGGAGACTCCCTACGAGTTGACCGTGTGCGCGCTCGACTCGCAGGTGGCCACCACCGGGGACTTCGCCCTGATCCCCGGCGGGGGCCTGGAGCAGGTTCGTCACGCCGACACCGTGATCGTGCCGGGATTCGAGCCACTGCACCGGCCGCCGGAGGCCGCGCTCGGCGTGCTCGCCGAGGCCCGGGACCGGGGTCGGCGGGTGGTGTCGATCTGCACGGGCGCCTTCGCACTCGCCGCCGCGGGCGTGCTGGACGGGCTGCACGCCACCACGCACTGGAACCACATCGACGACCTCGAGCGGGACTTCCCGTCCGTCCGGGTCGACCGCGACGTGCTCTACGTCGACGAGGGCGACGTACTCACCTCGGCGGGGGTGTGCTGCGGCATCGACCTGTGCCTGCACATCGTGCGCCGCGACCTGGGGGCGGTGGTGGCCAACCAGATCGCTCGCGGCCTGGTCGCCGCCCCGCATCGCGAGGGAGGGCAGGCCCAGTACGTACCGGTTCCGGTGGCGAGCTCCGGCGCGGCGTCGCTGTCCGGCACCCGGGGATGGGCCCTGCAACGGCTCGACGAACCACTGACACTGCGCGTGCTCGCCCGGCACGCGGGCCTCTCGCAACGCACCTTCATGCGCCGCTTCACCGAGGAAACGGGCACGACCCCGCTGCAATGGTTGCTCAACGCCCGCCTCGGCAAGGCACGCGAACTCCTGGAAACCACGGACCACTCGGTGGACCGGGTAGCCCGGGCCTGCGGACTCGGCACCGCCGCCAACCTACGCCTGCACTTCCGCCGCACCCTGAACACCACCCCCACCGCCTACCGCCGCACCTTCACCCACCGACACCACCGCGACGCGGCCGAAGCGCGGGCCGCGGACGTTGCCGACATACCCTGCGCCGCAGGATAG
- a CDS encoding HD domain-containing protein, producing MTGPTREAAADVIALPGTPLTNAVVNLLRPVVTPSVFNHSIRTYLFARLVAARLALVEGRDYRDDLLFAACAMHDLGVASDGPHHQRFEVEGADRAADFLLARGVPAAAADEVWQAIALHTSPGIAERRGTLCVLVREGVALDFGGPLGADHTEALTDAQAAAVHAAYPRLDMIRSLTDAIVAHAAKNPNSAPRYAIPGEFLREREAFGETRLERACRSSRWGN from the coding sequence ATGACCGGACCTACCCGCGAGGCGGCCGCCGATGTGATCGCGCTGCCCGGCACGCCGCTCACCAACGCGGTCGTGAACCTCCTCCGACCTGTGGTGACACCGTCGGTGTTCAACCACAGCATCCGCACCTATCTGTTCGCCCGGCTGGTGGCCGCTCGCCTCGCCCTGGTCGAGGGCCGCGACTATCGCGACGATCTGCTGTTCGCCGCGTGCGCGATGCACGACCTCGGCGTGGCGTCGGACGGCCCGCACCATCAGCGATTCGAGGTCGAGGGCGCCGACCGGGCCGCCGACTTCCTCCTCGCACGCGGGGTGCCCGCGGCCGCCGCCGACGAGGTCTGGCAGGCCATCGCCCTGCACACCTCCCCGGGCATCGCCGAACGCCGTGGCACGCTGTGCGTACTGGTCCGCGAGGGCGTCGCGCTCGACTTCGGCGGCCCGCTCGGCGCCGACCACACCGAAGCCCTCACCGACGCGCAGGCCGCCGCCGTCCACGCCGCGTATCCGCGGTTGGACATGATCCGCTCGCTCACCGACGCGATCGTCGCGCACGCCGCGAAGAACCCGAACAGCGCGCCCCGGTACGCGATTCCCGGTGAATTCCTCCGCGAACGCGAGGCTTTCGGCGAGACCCGCCTGGAGCGGGCCTGCCGATCGTCGCGATGGGGCAACTGA
- a CDS encoding Rid family hydrolase, whose product MTIHTVEIPEGSAVFGQTTSAFARFGHSAAVRAHGHLFIAGQIGRRPDGTVAETIGEQTEIAIRRIEEILRLENLDLTSLVDVTSYHVDIHRHLPGFLETKQRLITAPYPAWSLIGISGLASPDLLIEIRATATYPE is encoded by the coding sequence ATGACCATCCACACCGTCGAAATCCCCGAGGGCTCCGCGGTTTTCGGGCAGACCACCAGCGCCTTCGCCCGCTTCGGTCACTCCGCCGCCGTCCGCGCGCACGGCCACCTGTTCATCGCCGGACAGATCGGCCGCCGCCCCGACGGAACCGTCGCCGAAACCATCGGGGAGCAAACCGAAATCGCCATCCGGCGCATCGAGGAGATCCTCCGACTGGAAAACCTCGACCTCACCTCCCTCGTCGACGTCACCAGCTACCACGTCGACATCCACCGCCACCTGCCCGGCTTCCTCGAGACCAAGCAACGCCTCATCACGGCCCCCTACCCCGCCTGGTCCCTGATCGGCATCAGCGGCCTCGCCAGCCCCGACCTCCTGATCGAAATTCGCGCGACGGCAACGTATCCCGAGTAG
- a CDS encoding LLM class flavin-dependent oxidoreductase has protein sequence MHIGIGLPNQVRNVDTAIVPRWAARAEEAGFSTLATIGRYAYPGLSDTVALAAAAGATTTIGLLSAVLLAPTWPGALLAKEIAGIDGVSGGRLTLGIGIGSREEEFTVPGHGLRGRGARLDADLATYRDVWGGTGPNPAVPSGTRQVPMLFGGSAAAAIDRMARWGEGYIGGTLPAAMTTPNFEAAQRAWRQAGRQGTPKLVALAYFALGDAETARANIRDFYRMAPEAIAANVVLCTTPEMINRSIADYTDLGIDELIFVPATDDLDEVARLADITTVRV, from the coding sequence GTGCACATAGGCATCGGACTTCCGAATCAGGTGCGCAATGTCGACACGGCGATCGTCCCGCGCTGGGCGGCACGGGCCGAGGAGGCGGGGTTCTCCACGCTCGCCACGATCGGGCGCTACGCGTATCCGGGCCTCAGCGACACCGTCGCGCTGGCGGCCGCGGCGGGGGCGACCACGACGATCGGCCTGCTCAGCGCGGTCCTGCTCGCCCCGACCTGGCCCGGCGCCCTGCTGGCCAAGGAAATCGCGGGCATCGACGGTGTCTCCGGCGGCCGCCTCACGCTCGGCATCGGGATCGGATCGCGCGAGGAGGAATTCACCGTCCCCGGGCACGGACTCCGTGGCCGCGGCGCGCGGCTGGATGCCGACCTGGCGACCTACCGCGACGTATGGGGCGGCACCGGACCGAACCCGGCCGTGCCCTCGGGGACCCGGCAGGTCCCCATGCTGTTCGGCGGCTCCGCCGCGGCCGCGATAGACCGCATGGCGCGCTGGGGCGAGGGCTACATCGGCGGTACGCTCCCGGCGGCCATGACCACACCCAATTTCGAAGCGGCGCAACGAGCCTGGCGGCAGGCGGGCCGCCAGGGCACCCCGAAACTCGTCGCACTCGCCTACTTCGCACTCGGCGACGCCGAGACCGCCCGGGCGAACATCCGAGACTTCTACCGGATGGCTCCCGAGGCCATCGCCGCCAACGTGGTGCTGTGCACCACCCCGGAAATGATCAACCGATCCATCGCCGACTACACCGACCTCGGCATCGACGAACTCATTTTCGTCCCCGCCACGGACGATCTCGACGAGGTCGCCCGGCTCGCCGACATCACCACCGTGCGCGTGTAG
- a CDS encoding MarR family winged helix-turn-helix transcriptional regulator: METSRLSDAGANGRASDAPTRPGNLAFLLHAANARMTDHLDRAAAEIGLRDMRDWLVLAALADGEQANQLELSRIVCVDKSTLISVLDRLERQRLVTRTVAPTDRRVRIPRITAAGRRAHAKFAVARDAAEAHAFDGVPDAQRKLVLSLLARFAEREIAGA, encoded by the coding sequence ATGGAGACTTCACGGCTGTCCGATGCCGGAGCGAACGGTCGAGCCTCCGACGCGCCTACTCGCCCGGGCAATCTCGCCTTCCTGCTGCACGCGGCGAACGCGCGAATGACGGACCACCTCGACCGCGCCGCGGCCGAGATCGGGCTCAGGGACATGCGGGACTGGCTCGTCCTCGCCGCGCTGGCCGACGGGGAGCAGGCGAACCAGCTCGAGCTGAGTCGCATTGTGTGCGTGGACAAGTCGACCCTGATCAGCGTGCTCGACCGCCTCGAGCGGCAGCGGCTCGTCACGCGCACCGTCGCCCCGACGGACCGCCGCGTGCGCATCCCCCGTATCACCGCCGCCGGTAGGCGCGCGCACGCCAAATTCGCCGTGGCCCGCGACGCCGCCGAGGCCCACGCGTTCGACGGTGTCCCCGATGCTCAGCGAAAGCTCGTGCTGAGCCTGTTGGCGCGGTTCGCCGAGCGCGAGATCGCCGGAGCCTGA
- a CDS encoding DsbA family protein, which yields MKSRRSRRFVNRATRRRRLTVGVVLTVAVLAAFVAAVVHYDATAKRDRDRAAQARAAAEAPPPVFTDRGTLRFGAADAPTVLTVTTDFACPSCRTFAQASDSALAGLIDGHRVAVDYDPVAIATEPKDYAARAANASACVAAADKNAWPAWYRLMFQHQPGPKDPSPTDDRLVDLAAQSGVTGPDVAGCIRGEHYRQFVTAHTDHAIAAGLTHTPTVRVGDRVVENITPDGLHVAIDRAAAK from the coding sequence ATGAAATCCAGGCGCAGTCGTCGATTCGTGAACCGCGCGACCCGTCGCCGCCGCCTGACCGTGGGCGTGGTGCTCACGGTCGCGGTGCTCGCGGCGTTCGTCGCCGCGGTGGTCCATTACGACGCCACCGCCAAGCGCGATCGCGACCGGGCCGCGCAGGCCCGGGCCGCCGCCGAGGCGCCCCCGCCGGTATTCACCGATCGCGGCACGCTGCGCTTCGGCGCGGCCGACGCCCCGACGGTGCTCACCGTGACCACCGATTTCGCCTGCCCGTCCTGCCGGACCTTCGCGCAGGCGAGCGATTCGGCGCTGGCCGGGCTGATCGACGGCCACCGGGTCGCGGTCGACTACGACCCGGTCGCCATCGCGACCGAACCCAAGGACTACGCGGCCCGCGCCGCGAACGCCTCGGCCTGCGTCGCGGCCGCCGACAAGAATGCCTGGCCCGCCTGGTACCGGCTGATGTTCCAGCACCAGCCCGGGCCCAAGGATCCGAGCCCGACCGACGATCGCCTGGTGGATCTGGCCGCACAGTCCGGGGTAACCGGCCCGGACGTGGCCGGATGCATCCGCGGCGAGCACTACCGGCAGTTCGTTACCGCGCACACCGACCACGCCATCGCCGCCGGGCTGACGCACACTCCGACGGTGCGGGTGGGGGACCGGGTGGTGGAGAACATCACGCCGGACGGCCTGCACGTCGCGATCGACCGGGCGGCGGCGAAGTAG